One segment of Gasterosteus aculeatus chromosome 3, fGasAcu3.hap1.1, whole genome shotgun sequence DNA contains the following:
- the apold1a gene encoding uncharacterized protein apold1a isoform X5 has translation MEACTDKPEVKKKPKPPKPPPKPTEPKRNDPAKWKKPTPLVPERPSDDELIQTQYRKKRAANNEANGNRMQTPVVPPRPTEKEYKDTTRCSHHKRSQSEVPSDKVDFKQSDRFVRTGILHQSQKEKTPSFTSYLMHKKAEKTHNVPTKPTAGINLEKGGFFSGILQTTDETPAQDVLGVPGKLSASNDSLSDNGNKKDQPSLRDDPADGGDGGDGSQEKGGFFSGILRRSPKLPAEGTPEQSLQTEPSDSNETPSGDDGKQQKGGVFGGRFKKSPKLSDGPRPVEGNLSAQKNLSASDDSLSEAAKAKEKGGAFSGLFKKSSRPSDSPPAEEDSRDDELSGSSDALDTKEKGGIFGGMFKKTLKPAEAAQAEEDCSTHGELSTCIENSPENKQEKGGGLFSGLLKKTPKSPRERTKSPEREAQNEPPTCAADVPEDVPAKERNIFSNMFKKPQRSAEEPAADDEGNPEKHSSGSCENLSKEKRGGLAGIFKRSASIDNLFDEEKGGLFGGLLKKTPKDAAQDRDDQEDPLASNDDLFENGNKKEKSIFSGMFKKAPKPAEGTTTDEESSDDKTLPGSRENLSEGHAAKGKTGGLAGIFKKSPKPAHRSAASNDPLNDSKDLFASCDSLAEDIPIEMSTSNDNLTEATNTPKEKKVGFASKFKKTPKAQQQEGESTEAPGADGPRRRTTIKRKKRVVSFRIKKTLPKIPKLSPSSQGSETMPLIEETFELQELNSPPESRVEHQPVEMAAYPTEGNPLEIQHDIDDDLMDWWNTVKGWAEWNETSHFQEGDEQMAMEQAADRVYMAARLFVRFFNRRGASLQHRILELLALADAADEFHKKTVKAAVGGGVASVAGSVATITGLILAPFTFGASIIVTAVGIGVATAGSITSATANITDAVHSNMDRKKLEKMIQDYQDEIKDIRECLDFVQAGMDTLQEWDFEKYSESAAKKALNHNLKHVMKEGGRAGKALMINTDKLISTVQVLGAAGGAAKAAQAISVTTGVMSALFLALDVFFLAKDSHELRKGAKTKFATKIRDVCKELQDGLLELNKVKTQLQKTMDGIEVEEYEEIEEVEEVVDVDEYESDPKKLAELEQELDLLEEKLDKKVEEGLKSKEMEKEMLMSKEERGEPEEKKDREEMVDAKNEGKTESKKPKNQSERKNPDEEKEQKNPVSIKAAKEEQPQKGKKDKDAENQVTAGKEKHQSKRDLAREDHGANKRKTGDSKREDRGGKTSIKTGGESKMSPSGGDEESEMKPEWRPRNKDAEGSRRSSDTGRPPRTEPKETGKRRDGKQSDGTRSSRGTEEAGGKDRRAEMDRSREERKGGGDAERRTEERHGSRMENARRRFETPGGEVEKKKGKREEDRGTRGSDRRSRPTSKALLEDGLNI, from the exons ATGGAGGCGTGCACGGACAAACCAgaggtgaagaagaagccaaagcCG CCCAAACCTCCCCCGAAGCCCACGGAG CCCAAAAGAAACGACCCGGCGAAATGGAAGAAGCCGACTCCTCTGGTGCCCGAGCGGCCTTCTGACGAC gaACTGATTCAGACACAATATCGGAAGAAAAGAGCAGCGAACAATGAG GCAAATGGGAACAGGATGCAAACTCCTGTGGTTCCACCCAGACCCACAGAAAAG GAATATAAAGACACAACCAGATGCAGCCATCACAAGAGG AGCCAGTCTGAAGTTCCCAGTGATAAAGTCGACTTCAAACAG AGCGATCGCTTTGTCCGGACGGGAATCCTCCATCAGAGCCAGAAAGAGAAAACGCCTTCGTTCACC aGTTACCTGATGCACAAGAAAGCCGAAAAAACGCACAATGTCCCGACCAAACCGACTGCTGGCATCAatctg GAAAAGGGAGGCTTCTTCTCCGGCATCCTCCAAACAACAGACGAGACACCTGCACAG GACGTCCTCGGTGTCCCCGGCAAACTTTCTGCCAGCAACGACAGTCTGTCTGACAACGGCAACAAAAAG GACCAGCCGTCTCTCCGCGATGATCCAGCCGACGGCGGCGACGGCGGCGACGGCTCACAG GAGAAAGGAGGATTCTTCAGCGGGATCCTGCGAAGGTCTCCCAAGCTTCCCGCGGAGGGAACACCTGAGCAG TCGCTGCAAACGGAGCCGAGCGACAGCAACGAGACTCCGTCTGGGGACGACGGTAAA CAGCAGAAAGGAGGCGTTTTCGGTGGAAGGTTCAAGAAATCTCCCAAACTGTCCGACGGGCCCCGACCGGTCGAG GGGAATCTGTCGGCCCAGAAGAATCTCTCGGCCAGCGATGACAGTCTGTCCGAAGCTGCAAAAGCAAAG GAGAAAGGAGGAGCGTTCAGTGGACTCTTCAAGAAGTCCTCCCGTCCTTCAGACAGTCCCCCAGCAGAGGAA GACTCGCGGGACGATGAGCTCTCGGGCAGCAGCGACGCACTCGACACCAAG GAAAAAGGAGGAATATTTGGTGGAATGTTCAAGAAAACTCTCAAACCTGCAGAAGCTGCTCAGGCCGAAGAG GATTGTTCTACTCACGGCGAACTTTCAACCTGCATCGAGAATTCACCTGAGAACAAACAG GAGAAAGGTGGAGGTCTGTTCAGCGGACTCCTCAAGAAGACCCCCAAATCCCCCAGAGAGAGGACAAAgtcaccg GAACGAGAAGCTCAGAACGAGCCGCCGACCTGCGCCGCCGACGTCCCCGAGGACGTCCCCGCTAAG GAGAGAAACATTTTCAGCAACATGTTTAAGAAGCCGCAGAGATCGGCCGAGGAACCTGCAGCAGACGAT GAGGGGAACCCAGAGAAGCATTCATCCGGCAGCTGTGAGAATCTGTCAAAG GAGAAAAGAGGCGGCCTGGCCGGAATCTTCAAAAGGTCCGCCAGCATCGACAACCTGTTCGACGAG GAGAAAGGAGGTCTGTTCGGCGGGCTCCTCAAGAAGACCCCCAAAGACGCTGCACAG GACCGAGACGACCAAGAAGATCCGCTGGCGAGTAACGACGACCTGTTCGAAAACGGCAACAAAAAG GAGAAAAGTATTTTCAGCGGCATGTTTAAAAAGGCTCCCAAGCCGGCAGAGGGGACCACAACAGacgag GAGTCAAGCGATGATAAAACGTTACCGGGCAGTCGAGAGAATCTATCCGAGGGACACGCAGCGAAG GGGAAGACCGGAGGACTCGCAGGGATCTTCAAGAAGTCTCCTAAACCGGCTCATCGCTCGGCCGCCTCCAAC GATCCGCTCAACGACTCCAAGGACTTGTTTGCCAGCTGCGACAGCCTCGCCGAG GATATTCCCATAGAAATGTCAACCAGTAATGACAATCTCACTGAAGCAACAAACACCCCAAAA GAGAAAAAAGTGGGCTTTGCCAGCAAGTTCAAGAAGACGCCCAAAGCGCAACAACAG GAGGGCGAGAGCACGGAGGCGCCGGGCGCAGACGGGCCCAGACGCAGGACGACCATCAAGAGGAAGAAACGG gttgtgTCATTCAGAATCAAGAAAACTCTTCCCAAAATACCCAAACTTAGTCCAAGTTCTCAG GGCTCTGAAACGATGCCTTTGATTGAGGAGACGtttgagctgcaggagctgaacTCCCCACCG GAGAGCCGAGTGGAGCACCAGCCGGTTGAGATGGCAGCTTATCCCACCGAGGGAAACCCTCTGGAGATCCAACAC GATATTGACGATGATTTGATGGACTGGTGGAACACAGTCAAAG GTTGGGCCGAGTGGAACGAGACGTCACAtttccaggagggagacgagcaGAT GGCGATGGAGCAGGCCGCCGACCGCGTCTACATGGCGGCCCGCCTGTTCGTGCGTTTCTTCAACCGGCGCGGGGCGTCCTTGCAGCATCGCATCCTGGAGCTGCTGGCCCTCGCCGACGCGGCGGATGAATTCCACAAGAAGACGGTGAAGGCCGCCGTGGGCGGAGGCGTGGCCAGCGTGGCGGGCAGCGTGGCCACCATCACCGGGCTCATTCTGGCGCCGTTCACCTTCGGCGCCTCCATCATCGTCACGGCGGTGGGGATCGGCGTGGCGACGGCGGGCAGCATCACCTCGGCGACCGCCAACATCACCGACGCCGTTCACTCCAACATGGACCGCAAGAAGCTGGAGAAGATGATCCAGGACTACCAGGACGAGATCAAAGACATCCGCGAGTGTTTGGACTTCgtgcag GCGGGCATGGACACGCTGCAGGAGTGGGACTTTGAGAAATACTCAGAAAGCGCCGCCAAAAAGGCGCTGAACCACAACCTCAAGCACGTGATGAAGGAGGGCGGCCGTGCCGGCAAAGCCCTGATGATCAACACGGATAAGCTCATCAGCACCGTGCAGGTGTTGGGCGCTGCGGGCGGCGCCGCCAAAGCCGCCCAGGCCATCAGCGTCACCACGGGGGTCATGTCGGCGCTCTTCCTCGCCCTGGACGTCTTCTTCCTCGCCAAAGACTCCCACGAGCTGCGCAAGGGAGCAAAAACTAAGTTTGCCACCAAGATCAGGGACGTCTGCAAGGAACTTCAGGACGGTCTCCTGGAGCTGAACAAAGTGAAGACGCAGCTGCAGAAGACCATGGATGGCATCGAGGTGGAGGAGTACGAGGAGatcgaggaggtggaggaggtggtggacgTTGATGAGTACGAGTCGGATCCGAAGAAGCTGGCTGAACTGGAGCAGGAGCTGGACCTCCTGGAGGAGAAACTGGACAAGAAGGTCGAAGAGGGGCTAAAGAGTaaagagatggagaaggaaATGTTGATGAgtaaggaggaaagaggagagccAGAGGAAAAGAAGGACCGAGAGGAGATGGTGGATGCTAAGAACGAGGGAAAGACGGAAAGCAAGAAGCCCAAAAATCAATCTGAGCGCAAGAACCCTGATgaagaaaaagagcaaaaaaatcCAGTGTCCATCAAAGCAGCCAAAGAAGAACAACCTCAGAAAGGAAAGAAGGACAAAGACGCTGAGAACCAAGTCACAGCAGGAAAGGAAAAGCATCAGAGCAAGCGAGACCTGGCAAGAGAAGACCACGGAGCCAATAAGAGAAAAACGGGCGATTCAAAACGAGAGGACCGAGGTGGAAAAACATCGATCAAGACGGGTGGAGAAAGTAAAATGAGTCCGAGCGGCGGGGACGAGGAGAGCGAGATGAAGCCCGAGTGGAGGCCGAGGAACAAAGACGCAGAAGGTTCGAGGCGGAGCAGCGACACGGGCCGACCCCCCAGGACCGAACCGAAGGAAACCGGCAAAAGGAGAGACGGGAAGCAAAGTGACGGGACGCGGAGCTCCAGGGGGacggaggaggcaggagggaaGGACAGGAGGGCCGAGATGgacaggagcagagaggagaggaaagggggaggggacgcggagaggaggacggaggagagacATGGGAGCAGGATGGAGAACGCCAGGAGGAGGTTTGAGACTCCGGGGGGtgaggtggagaagaagaagggtaAGCgagaagaggacagagggacGAGGGGAAGTGACCGAAGATCTCGACCCACCTCGAAGGCGCTGCTGGAAGACGGTCTcaatatttag
- the apold1a gene encoding uncharacterized protein apold1a isoform X1: protein MEACTDKPEVKKKPKPPKPPPKPTEPKRNDPAKWKKPTPLVPERPSDDELIQTQYRKKRAANNEANGNRMQTPVVPPRPTEKEYKDTTRCSHHKRSQSEVPSDKVDFKQSDRFVRTGILHQSQKEKTPSFTSYLMHKKAEKTHNVPTKPTAGINLEKGGFFSGILQTTDETPAQDVLGVPGKLSASNDSLSDNGNKKDKGGIFSGMFKKKSPDASQTDKDQPSLRDDPADGGDGGDGSQEKGGFFSGILRRSPKLPAEGTPEQSLQTEPSDSNETPSGDDGKQQKGGVFGGRFKKSPKLSDGPRPVEGNLSAQKNLSASDDSLSEAAKAKEKGGAFSGLFKKSSRPSDSPPAEEDSRDDELSGSSDALDTKEKGGIFGGMFKKTLKPAEAAQAEEDCSTHGELSTCIENSPENKQEKGGGLFSGLLKKTPKSPRERTKSPEREAQNEPPTCAADVPEDVPAKERNIFSNMFKKPQRSAEEPAADDEGNPEKHSSGSCENLSKEKRGGLAGIFKRSASIDNLFDEEKGGLFGGLLKKTPKDAAQDRDDQEDPLASNDDLFENGNKKEKSIFSGMFKKAPKPAEGTTTDEESSDDKTLPGSRENLSEGHAAKGKTGGLAGIFKKSPKPAHRSAASNDPLNDSKDLFASCDSLAEDIPIEMSTSNDNLTEATNTPKEKKVGFASKFKKTPKAQQQEGESTEAPGADGPRRRTTIKRKKRVVSFRIKKTLPKIPKLSPSSQGSETMPLIEETFELQELNSPPESRVEHQPVEMAAYPTEGNPLEIQHDIDDDLMDWWNTVKGWAEWNETSHFQEGDEQMAMEQAADRVYMAARLFVRFFNRRGASLQHRILELLALADAADEFHKKTVKAAVGGGVASVAGSVATITGLILAPFTFGASIIVTAVGIGVATAGSITSATANITDAVHSNMDRKKLEKMIQDYQDEIKDIRECLDFVQAGMDTLQEWDFEKYSESAAKKALNHNLKHVMKEGGRAGKALMINTDKLISTVQVLGAAGGAAKAAQAISVTTGVMSALFLALDVFFLAKDSHELRKGAKTKFATKIRDVCKELQDGLLELNKVKTQLQKTMDGIEVEEYEEIEEVEEVVDVDEYESDPKKLAELEQELDLLEEKLDKKVEEGLKSKEMEKEMLMSKEERGEPEEKKDREEMVDAKNEGKTESKKPKNQSERKNPDEEKEQKNPVSIKAAKEEQPQKGKKDKDAENQVTAGKEKHQSKRDLAREDHGANKRKTGDSKREDRGGKTSIKTGGESKMSPSGGDEESEMKPEWRPRNKDAEGSRRSSDTGRPPRTEPKETGKRRDGKQSDGTRSSRGTEEAGGKDRRAEMDRSREERKGGGDAERRTEERHGSRMENARRRFETPGGEVEKKKGKREEDRGTRGSDRRSRPTSKALLEDGLNI, encoded by the exons ATGGAGGCGTGCACGGACAAACCAgaggtgaagaagaagccaaagcCG CCCAAACCTCCCCCGAAGCCCACGGAG CCCAAAAGAAACGACCCGGCGAAATGGAAGAAGCCGACTCCTCTGGTGCCCGAGCGGCCTTCTGACGAC gaACTGATTCAGACACAATATCGGAAGAAAAGAGCAGCGAACAATGAG GCAAATGGGAACAGGATGCAAACTCCTGTGGTTCCACCCAGACCCACAGAAAAG GAATATAAAGACACAACCAGATGCAGCCATCACAAGAGG AGCCAGTCTGAAGTTCCCAGTGATAAAGTCGACTTCAAACAG AGCGATCGCTTTGTCCGGACGGGAATCCTCCATCAGAGCCAGAAAGAGAAAACGCCTTCGTTCACC aGTTACCTGATGCACAAGAAAGCCGAAAAAACGCACAATGTCCCGACCAAACCGACTGCTGGCATCAatctg GAAAAGGGAGGCTTCTTCTCCGGCATCCTCCAAACAACAGACGAGACACCTGCACAG GACGTCCTCGGTGTCCCCGGCAAACTTTCTGCCAGCAACGACAGTCTGTCTGACAACGGCAACAAAAAG GACAAAGGAGGAATATTCAGCGGGATGTTTAAGAAGAAATCGCCCGACGCTTCTCAAACTGACAAG GACCAGCCGTCTCTCCGCGATGATCCAGCCGACGGCGGCGACGGCGGCGACGGCTCACAG GAGAAAGGAGGATTCTTCAGCGGGATCCTGCGAAGGTCTCCCAAGCTTCCCGCGGAGGGAACACCTGAGCAG TCGCTGCAAACGGAGCCGAGCGACAGCAACGAGACTCCGTCTGGGGACGACGGTAAA CAGCAGAAAGGAGGCGTTTTCGGTGGAAGGTTCAAGAAATCTCCCAAACTGTCCGACGGGCCCCGACCGGTCGAG GGGAATCTGTCGGCCCAGAAGAATCTCTCGGCCAGCGATGACAGTCTGTCCGAAGCTGCAAAAGCAAAG GAGAAAGGAGGAGCGTTCAGTGGACTCTTCAAGAAGTCCTCCCGTCCTTCAGACAGTCCCCCAGCAGAGGAA GACTCGCGGGACGATGAGCTCTCGGGCAGCAGCGACGCACTCGACACCAAG GAAAAAGGAGGAATATTTGGTGGAATGTTCAAGAAAACTCTCAAACCTGCAGAAGCTGCTCAGGCCGAAGAG GATTGTTCTACTCACGGCGAACTTTCAACCTGCATCGAGAATTCACCTGAGAACAAACAG GAGAAAGGTGGAGGTCTGTTCAGCGGACTCCTCAAGAAGACCCCCAAATCCCCCAGAGAGAGGACAAAgtcaccg GAACGAGAAGCTCAGAACGAGCCGCCGACCTGCGCCGCCGACGTCCCCGAGGACGTCCCCGCTAAG GAGAGAAACATTTTCAGCAACATGTTTAAGAAGCCGCAGAGATCGGCCGAGGAACCTGCAGCAGACGAT GAGGGGAACCCAGAGAAGCATTCATCCGGCAGCTGTGAGAATCTGTCAAAG GAGAAAAGAGGCGGCCTGGCCGGAATCTTCAAAAGGTCCGCCAGCATCGACAACCTGTTCGACGAG GAGAAAGGAGGTCTGTTCGGCGGGCTCCTCAAGAAGACCCCCAAAGACGCTGCACAG GACCGAGACGACCAAGAAGATCCGCTGGCGAGTAACGACGACCTGTTCGAAAACGGCAACAAAAAG GAGAAAAGTATTTTCAGCGGCATGTTTAAAAAGGCTCCCAAGCCGGCAGAGGGGACCACAACAGacgag GAGTCAAGCGATGATAAAACGTTACCGGGCAGTCGAGAGAATCTATCCGAGGGACACGCAGCGAAG GGGAAGACCGGAGGACTCGCAGGGATCTTCAAGAAGTCTCCTAAACCGGCTCATCGCTCGGCCGCCTCCAAC GATCCGCTCAACGACTCCAAGGACTTGTTTGCCAGCTGCGACAGCCTCGCCGAG GATATTCCCATAGAAATGTCAACCAGTAATGACAATCTCACTGAAGCAACAAACACCCCAAAA GAGAAAAAAGTGGGCTTTGCCAGCAAGTTCAAGAAGACGCCCAAAGCGCAACAACAG GAGGGCGAGAGCACGGAGGCGCCGGGCGCAGACGGGCCCAGACGCAGGACGACCATCAAGAGGAAGAAACGG gttgtgTCATTCAGAATCAAGAAAACTCTTCCCAAAATACCCAAACTTAGTCCAAGTTCTCAG GGCTCTGAAACGATGCCTTTGATTGAGGAGACGtttgagctgcaggagctgaacTCCCCACCG GAGAGCCGAGTGGAGCACCAGCCGGTTGAGATGGCAGCTTATCCCACCGAGGGAAACCCTCTGGAGATCCAACAC GATATTGACGATGATTTGATGGACTGGTGGAACACAGTCAAAG GTTGGGCCGAGTGGAACGAGACGTCACAtttccaggagggagacgagcaGAT GGCGATGGAGCAGGCCGCCGACCGCGTCTACATGGCGGCCCGCCTGTTCGTGCGTTTCTTCAACCGGCGCGGGGCGTCCTTGCAGCATCGCATCCTGGAGCTGCTGGCCCTCGCCGACGCGGCGGATGAATTCCACAAGAAGACGGTGAAGGCCGCCGTGGGCGGAGGCGTGGCCAGCGTGGCGGGCAGCGTGGCCACCATCACCGGGCTCATTCTGGCGCCGTTCACCTTCGGCGCCTCCATCATCGTCACGGCGGTGGGGATCGGCGTGGCGACGGCGGGCAGCATCACCTCGGCGACCGCCAACATCACCGACGCCGTTCACTCCAACATGGACCGCAAGAAGCTGGAGAAGATGATCCAGGACTACCAGGACGAGATCAAAGACATCCGCGAGTGTTTGGACTTCgtgcag GCGGGCATGGACACGCTGCAGGAGTGGGACTTTGAGAAATACTCAGAAAGCGCCGCCAAAAAGGCGCTGAACCACAACCTCAAGCACGTGATGAAGGAGGGCGGCCGTGCCGGCAAAGCCCTGATGATCAACACGGATAAGCTCATCAGCACCGTGCAGGTGTTGGGCGCTGCGGGCGGCGCCGCCAAAGCCGCCCAGGCCATCAGCGTCACCACGGGGGTCATGTCGGCGCTCTTCCTCGCCCTGGACGTCTTCTTCCTCGCCAAAGACTCCCACGAGCTGCGCAAGGGAGCAAAAACTAAGTTTGCCACCAAGATCAGGGACGTCTGCAAGGAACTTCAGGACGGTCTCCTGGAGCTGAACAAAGTGAAGACGCAGCTGCAGAAGACCATGGATGGCATCGAGGTGGAGGAGTACGAGGAGatcgaggaggtggaggaggtggtggacgTTGATGAGTACGAGTCGGATCCGAAGAAGCTGGCTGAACTGGAGCAGGAGCTGGACCTCCTGGAGGAGAAACTGGACAAGAAGGTCGAAGAGGGGCTAAAGAGTaaagagatggagaaggaaATGTTGATGAgtaaggaggaaagaggagagccAGAGGAAAAGAAGGACCGAGAGGAGATGGTGGATGCTAAGAACGAGGGAAAGACGGAAAGCAAGAAGCCCAAAAATCAATCTGAGCGCAAGAACCCTGATgaagaaaaagagcaaaaaaatcCAGTGTCCATCAAAGCAGCCAAAGAAGAACAACCTCAGAAAGGAAAGAAGGACAAAGACGCTGAGAACCAAGTCACAGCAGGAAAGGAAAAGCATCAGAGCAAGCGAGACCTGGCAAGAGAAGACCACGGAGCCAATAAGAGAAAAACGGGCGATTCAAAACGAGAGGACCGAGGTGGAAAAACATCGATCAAGACGGGTGGAGAAAGTAAAATGAGTCCGAGCGGCGGGGACGAGGAGAGCGAGATGAAGCCCGAGTGGAGGCCGAGGAACAAAGACGCAGAAGGTTCGAGGCGGAGCAGCGACACGGGCCGACCCCCCAGGACCGAACCGAAGGAAACCGGCAAAAGGAGAGACGGGAAGCAAAGTGACGGGACGCGGAGCTCCAGGGGGacggaggaggcaggagggaaGGACAGGAGGGCCGAGATGgacaggagcagagaggagaggaaagggggaggggacgcggagaggaggacggaggagagacATGGGAGCAGGATGGAGAACGCCAGGAGGAGGTTTGAGACTCCGGGGGGtgaggtggagaagaagaagggtaAGCgagaagaggacagagggacGAGGGGAAGTGACCGAAGATCTCGACCCACCTCGAAGGCGCTGCTGGAAGACGGTCTcaatatttag